A region of Vitis vinifera cultivar Pinot Noir 40024 chromosome 13, ASM3070453v1 DNA encodes the following proteins:
- the LOC100855321 gene encoding uncharacterized protein LOC100855321, which produces MDSTSLKTLNAIAPFHFRTRVSLFRPFFLHQVHRNRFYPICSLSKRGSDSSLPNGAGERVAEISNNRLLQVVLVSPQIPGNTGTIARTCAASAVGLHLIEPLGFQVDDAKLKRAGLDYWPYVVVKVHDSWAEFREYFRQQEGEKRLLAFTKRGTNIHSDFSYRKGDWLIFGSETCGLPPEALLDCKSEALGGGTIRIPMVETYVRCLNLSVSVGIALYEASRQLNYEQLQFPSDPPTDSSKSFLTEDIFA; this is translated from the exons ATGGATTCCACCAGTCTCAAAACCCTAAACGCCATAGCCCCTTTTCATTTCCGTACAAGGGTCTCTCTCTTTCGCCCATTTTTCCTCCACCAAGTCCACAGAAACCGCTTCTATCCCATTTGCTCTCTCT CTAAAAGAGGCAGTGACAGTTCATTGCCTAATGGTGCTGGTGAGAGAGTTGCTGAAATCTCCAATAACAGGCTTCTTCAGGTGGTTTTGGTTTCTCCTCAG ATTCCTGGGAACACAGGAACCATTGCCAGAACATGTGCAGCATCAGCTGTTGGACTTCACCTAATCGAG CCATTAGGATTTCAGGTGGATGATGCAAAACTGAAGCGTGCTGGGTTGGATTATTGGCC ATATGTGGTTGTTAAAGTTCATGACTCGTGGGCAGAATTTCGGGAATATTTCAGACAACAG GAAGGAGAAAAGCGGTTGTTGGCATTTACCAAGAGAGGAACAAACATTCATTCT GATTTCTCCTATAGAAAAGGAGATTGGCTCATATTCGGCTCGGAAACTTGTGGGCTACCACCTGAAGCTCTGCTTGACTGCAAGAGTGAAGCCCTTGGCGGTGGTACAATTCGAATCCCAATGGTTGAAACTTATGTTAGATGTTTGAATCTCTCTGTGAGTGTTGGCATTGCTTTATATGAAGCATCCAGACAGCTAAACTATGAGCAACTTCAATTCCCATCTGATCCTCCTACTGATAGCAGCAAATCATTTCTTACTGAAgacatttttgcatga